A genomic segment from Chanos chanos chromosome 2, fChaCha1.1, whole genome shotgun sequence encodes:
- the nkrf gene encoding NF-kappa-B-repressing factor isoform X1: protein MQKVLEMAEGTHVGEMRSFELVPSAEAKKRPNSSDGREEPMRKMPVSKFGSRPRFEPVHFVSGGSSGGGVGGTDEKENEKERRRGEIDNMRQLEPNNPPYNNNRSYGFSSSSFARGPVYGSDPCADRRGREMTMGNTSGLGYHSRGPVVNFMGKMQQDYSARYEAHNARQSDSSSQPHRFDGYGGRPGGWNSGRQGLGFGHQDRPSSSRAFNRVYNSPVRSTPSPLPPPSQPTPVPPAVLEEKQRLIARVSSAIAVTLRDPAFMSGPDTPNYNFILSRSIQACKTNPEYIYVNLRDIPPSDLPKNRKVPTDGYACELRCQNVYLATGYSGSKNGARDRASEQAVKLFMKPVEVRVVQRQYKRNYVSDLVVCQMQSPTPALVPPLRNPEDKPPPSTKGQYEPDKRKHWSEFVIMENAHDAICILNNSAAFNRMKIDYTFDPVPNSNIWLCSVYLQDELIAQARGTKKSSKHAAAEEAVRKLRMNQAARQQQQQQQQQQQQQQQHLSQGNQYAESSGGRYSQQGPRKKHLSELVILENSDNAICIINDTAQFNKVSADYKFTVLPDHRWKCEVYLEGQYVATGIGPKKTVKHIAAEEALATLRRTQAVVKSNLRKEGNADAISRNQIMARSSEESMRQEIKEDNIGNQLLRKMGWTGGGLGREGEGIAEPIKVKEQFTREGLGMDMDRPGNQLTKRDIEEIIRNYASSDRQDDLRFSTELNNDERKQIHLVSQKYGLRSKSYGQGRQRFLVVSRRVHKEQLIGQLLQEGQVGRYELVKPQASH from the exons ATGCAGAAAGTGCTGGAGATGGCCGAGGGGACTCATGTTGGCGAAATGCGCTCCTTTGAACTGGTCCCAAGTGCTGAAGCAAAGAAGAGGCCAAATTCATCTGATGGAA GAGAAGAACCAATGAGAAAGATGCCTGTGTCAAAATTTGGTTCCCGACCGCGATTCGAGCCGGTGCATTTTGTCAGTGGAGGAAGCAGtggaggaggagtaggaggaactgatgagaaagagaacgagaagGAACGAAGGAGGGGTGAGATCGACAATATGAGACAGCTAGAGCCCAACAATCCTCCGTACAACAATAACCGTTCTTACGGATTCTCCTCGTCCTCGTTTGCGAGGGGACCTGTATACGGATCTGACCCTTGCGCTGATCGCAGAGGCAGAGAAATGACGATGGGCAACACTAGCGGCCTAGGCTATCACAGCAGGGGGCCCGTTGTAAACTTCATGGGAAAAATGCAGCAGGACTATTCTGCCAGATACGAGGCGCACAATGCCAGACAGTCAGACTCTTCTTCTCAGCCGCACAGGTTCGACGGATACGGGGGTAGGCCCGGTGGCTGGAATTCTGGACGTCAAGGCCTGGGCTTCGGTCATCAAGACAGACCGTCCTCCAGCAGAGCTTTCAACAGAGTCTATAACAGCCCCGTAAGGagcaccccctcccctcttcctccaccCTCTCAGCCCACGCCCGTCCCTCCAGCCGTACTGGAGGAGAAGCAGAGGCTGATCGCGAGAGTATCGTCCGCCATAGCCGTCACCCTCAGAGACCCGGCGTTCATGAGCGGACCCGACACACCGAATTACAACTTCATCCTCAGCCGCAGCATACAGGCTTGTAAGACTAACCCCGAATACATCTATGTTAATCTGAGGGATATTCCGCCCTCTGACTTacccaaaaacagaaaagtgccCACTGACGGATACGCGTGTGAGCTGAGGTGTCAGAACGTTTACTTGGCCACGGGATACTCTGGCAGCAAAAACGGTGCAAGGGACCGCGCTTCAGAGCAGGCTGTCAAACTCTTCATGAAGCCGGTGGAGGTACGAGTGGTACAGCGCCAGTATAAGCGTAATTACGTCAGCGACCTGGTTGTTTGCCAGATGCAGTCGCCGACGCCAGCTCTCGTCCCGCCGTTACGCAACCCGGAGGACAAGCCGCCCCCAAGCACCAAGGGCCAGTACGAGCCCGACAAGCGCAAACACTGGTCGGAGTTTGTCATAATGGAGAACGCGCACGACGCCATCTGCATCCTAAACAACTCGGCCGCCTTCAACCGAATGAAAATCGATTACACTTTTGATCCGGTCCCTAACAGCAACATATGGCTTTGCAGCGTGTATTTGCAAGACGAGCTGATTGCACAAGCCAGAGGGACTAAGAAGAGCTCTAAGCATGCGGCTGCAGAAGAAGCTGTGAGGAAACTGCGAATGAATCAGGCAGCCCgccaacaacagcaacaacaacagcagcagcagcaacagcaacagcagcaccTTTCACAAGGGAACCAATATGCTGAGTCATCAGGCGGTCGTTACAGCCAGCAGGGGCCAAGGAAGAAGCATCTGAGCGAGCTGGTGATCTTGGAAAACTCGGACAACGCCATTTGCATCATCAATGACACGGCTCAGTTCAACAAAGTTTCCGCTGACTACAAGTTTACTGTGCTGCCGGACCATCGCTGGAAATGCGAAGTCTATCTGGAGGGACAGTATGTGGCCACGGGCATCGGACCCAAGAAGACAGTGAAGCATATTGCAGCAGAGGAAGCCCTTGCCACTCTGCGACGAACTCAGGCAGTGGTGAAGTCCAACCTTCGGAAGGAGGGTAACGCGGACGCCATCTCCCGGAACCAGATTATGGCTCGCTCCAGCGAGGAGTCTATGCGACAGGAGATCAAGGAGGACAACATCGGGAATCAGCTGCTACGCAAGATGGGCTGGACGGGCGGCGGCTTGGGtcgagagggagagggaatcGCAGAGCCGATTAAGGTGAAGGAGCAGTTCACTCGAGAGGGGCTTGGTATGGATATGGACAGGCCGGGGAACCAGCTCACCAAACGAGATATCGAGGAGATCATACGGAATTACGCCAGCTCGGATCGTCAGGACGACCTGCGCTTCTCCACCGAGCTCAACAACGACGAACGCAAGCAGATCCATCTAGTATCCCAGAAATACGGGCTGCGGAGTAAGTCTTATGGACAAGGAAGACAGCGCTTCCTCGTGGTCAGCCGCAGAGTTCACAAGGAACAGCTAATTGGTCAACTTTTACAGGAGGGCCAAGTGGGGAGATATGAGTTGGTGAAACCTCAGGCTTCACACTGA
- the nkrf gene encoding NF-kappa-B-repressing factor isoform X2, which produces MVWVNHVLLGCKYGPQVMQKVLEMAEGTHVGEMRSFELVPSAEAKKRPNSSDGREEPMRKMPVSKFGSRPRFEPVHFVSGGSSGGGVGGTDEKENEKERRRGEIDNMRQLEPNNPPYNNNRSYGFSSSSFARGPVYGSDPCADRRGREMTMGNTSGLGYHSRGPVVNFMGKMQQDYSARYEAHNARQSDSSSQPHRFDGYGGRPGGWNSGRQGLGFGHQDRPSSSRAFNRVYNSPVRSTPSPLPPPSQPTPVPPAVLEEKQRLIARVSSAIAVTLRDPAFMSGPDTPNYNFILSRSIQACKTNPEYIYVNLRDIPPSDLPKNRKVPTDGYACELRCQNVYLATGYSGSKNGARDRASEQAVKLFMKPVEVRVVQRQYKRNYVSDLVVCQMQSPTPALVPPLRNPEDKPPPSTKGQYEPDKRKHWSEFVIMENAHDAICILNNSAAFNRMKIDYTFDPVPNSNIWLCSVYLQDELIAQARGTKKSSKHAAAEEAVRKLRMNQAARQQQQQQQQQQQQQQQHLSQGNQYAESSGGRYSQQGPRKKHLSELVILENSDNAICIINDTAQFNKVSADYKFTVLPDHRWKCEVYLEGQYVATGIGPKKTVKHIAAEEALATLRRTQAVVKSNLRKEGNADAISRNQIMARSSEESMRQEIKEDNIGNQLLRKMGWTGGGLGREGEGIAEPIKVKEQFTREGLGMDMDRPGNQLTKRDIEEIIRNYASSDRQDDLRFSTELNNDERKQIHLVSQKYGLRSKSYGQGRQRFLVVSRRVHKEQLIGQLLQEGQVGRYELVKPQASH; this is translated from the exons atgGTGTGGGTGAACCACGTTCTCTTGGGTTGCAA GTATGGCCCGCAAGTAATGCAGAAAGTGCTGGAGATGGCCGAGGGGACTCATGTTGGCGAAATGCGCTCCTTTGAACTGGTCCCAAGTGCTGAAGCAAAGAAGAGGCCAAATTCATCTGATGGAA GAGAAGAACCAATGAGAAAGATGCCTGTGTCAAAATTTGGTTCCCGACCGCGATTCGAGCCGGTGCATTTTGTCAGTGGAGGAAGCAGtggaggaggagtaggaggaactgatgagaaagagaacgagaagGAACGAAGGAGGGGTGAGATCGACAATATGAGACAGCTAGAGCCCAACAATCCTCCGTACAACAATAACCGTTCTTACGGATTCTCCTCGTCCTCGTTTGCGAGGGGACCTGTATACGGATCTGACCCTTGCGCTGATCGCAGAGGCAGAGAAATGACGATGGGCAACACTAGCGGCCTAGGCTATCACAGCAGGGGGCCCGTTGTAAACTTCATGGGAAAAATGCAGCAGGACTATTCTGCCAGATACGAGGCGCACAATGCCAGACAGTCAGACTCTTCTTCTCAGCCGCACAGGTTCGACGGATACGGGGGTAGGCCCGGTGGCTGGAATTCTGGACGTCAAGGCCTGGGCTTCGGTCATCAAGACAGACCGTCCTCCAGCAGAGCTTTCAACAGAGTCTATAACAGCCCCGTAAGGagcaccccctcccctcttcctccaccCTCTCAGCCCACGCCCGTCCCTCCAGCCGTACTGGAGGAGAAGCAGAGGCTGATCGCGAGAGTATCGTCCGCCATAGCCGTCACCCTCAGAGACCCGGCGTTCATGAGCGGACCCGACACACCGAATTACAACTTCATCCTCAGCCGCAGCATACAGGCTTGTAAGACTAACCCCGAATACATCTATGTTAATCTGAGGGATATTCCGCCCTCTGACTTacccaaaaacagaaaagtgccCACTGACGGATACGCGTGTGAGCTGAGGTGTCAGAACGTTTACTTGGCCACGGGATACTCTGGCAGCAAAAACGGTGCAAGGGACCGCGCTTCAGAGCAGGCTGTCAAACTCTTCATGAAGCCGGTGGAGGTACGAGTGGTACAGCGCCAGTATAAGCGTAATTACGTCAGCGACCTGGTTGTTTGCCAGATGCAGTCGCCGACGCCAGCTCTCGTCCCGCCGTTACGCAACCCGGAGGACAAGCCGCCCCCAAGCACCAAGGGCCAGTACGAGCCCGACAAGCGCAAACACTGGTCGGAGTTTGTCATAATGGAGAACGCGCACGACGCCATCTGCATCCTAAACAACTCGGCCGCCTTCAACCGAATGAAAATCGATTACACTTTTGATCCGGTCCCTAACAGCAACATATGGCTTTGCAGCGTGTATTTGCAAGACGAGCTGATTGCACAAGCCAGAGGGACTAAGAAGAGCTCTAAGCATGCGGCTGCAGAAGAAGCTGTGAGGAAACTGCGAATGAATCAGGCAGCCCgccaacaacagcaacaacaacagcagcagcagcaacagcaacagcagcaccTTTCACAAGGGAACCAATATGCTGAGTCATCAGGCGGTCGTTACAGCCAGCAGGGGCCAAGGAAGAAGCATCTGAGCGAGCTGGTGATCTTGGAAAACTCGGACAACGCCATTTGCATCATCAATGACACGGCTCAGTTCAACAAAGTTTCCGCTGACTACAAGTTTACTGTGCTGCCGGACCATCGCTGGAAATGCGAAGTCTATCTGGAGGGACAGTATGTGGCCACGGGCATCGGACCCAAGAAGACAGTGAAGCATATTGCAGCAGAGGAAGCCCTTGCCACTCTGCGACGAACTCAGGCAGTGGTGAAGTCCAACCTTCGGAAGGAGGGTAACGCGGACGCCATCTCCCGGAACCAGATTATGGCTCGCTCCAGCGAGGAGTCTATGCGACAGGAGATCAAGGAGGACAACATCGGGAATCAGCTGCTACGCAAGATGGGCTGGACGGGCGGCGGCTTGGGtcgagagggagagggaatcGCAGAGCCGATTAAGGTGAAGGAGCAGTTCACTCGAGAGGGGCTTGGTATGGATATGGACAGGCCGGGGAACCAGCTCACCAAACGAGATATCGAGGAGATCATACGGAATTACGCCAGCTCGGATCGTCAGGACGACCTGCGCTTCTCCACCGAGCTCAACAACGACGAACGCAAGCAGATCCATCTAGTATCCCAGAAATACGGGCTGCGGAGTAAGTCTTATGGACAAGGAAGACAGCGCTTCCTCGTGGTCAGCCGCAGAGTTCACAAGGAACAGCTAATTGGTCAACTTTTACAGGAGGGCCAAGTGGGGAGATATGAGTTGGTGAAACCTCAGGCTTCACACTGA
- the arr3b gene encoding arrestin 3b, retinal (X-arrestin) yields the protein MPLSEITLRVFKKTSGNGSIALYLGKRDFVDHVDKVDAVDGVVKVDPANLDGRKVWVQLACAFRYGRDDLDVIGLSFRKDIWIQRVQIYPPPSGSTPPSTAMQEALLKKAGDQGHAFLFNIPNNLPCSVSIQPAPEDAGKPCGVDYEVKAYIAHEPNNIDEKIDKKDTCRLIIRKIQYAPEKLSEGPKADITKQFMMSDKPVHLEASLEKEVYYHGDPIPIKVKVNNESNKAVKKIKITIDQTTDVVLYSADKYTKAVLSEEFGDQVNPNSTLEKEYKLTPLLANNKEKRGLALDGKLKDEDTNLASTTILRPDMDKEIQGIMVSYKIKVALMVASGGLLGSLTASDVVVEIPLMLMSPKPADMSESNLEKA from the exons ATGCCACTCAGCGAAATTACACTGAG GGTCTTCAAGAAGACCAGCGGAAACGGCTCA ATTGCCCTCTATCTGGGAAAGAGAGACTTTGTGGACCATGTGGACAAAGTTGATGCCGTTG ATGGGGTCGTCAAGGTTGATCCAGCAAATCTCGATGGCAGGAAGG TCTGGGTTCAGCTTGCTTGCGCCTTCCGCTACGGGCGTGACGATCTGGATGTGATTGGACTTTCCTTCAGAAAGGATATCTGGATACAGCGAGTTCAGATATACCCTCCACCTAGTGGGTCCACGCCACCCAGCACTGCAATGCAGGAAGCCCTTTTGAAGAAGGCCGGGGACCAAGGCCACGCCTTCCTGTTCAAC ATTCCCAATAATCTGCCATGTTCAGTCTCCATCCAGCCTGCACCGGAGGATGCTGGCAAG CCCTGTGGTGTTGATTACGAAGTGAAGGCCTACATCGCACATGAACCAAACAACATAGATGAGAAAATTGATAAGAA GGATACCTGTCGCCTCATCATTCGAAAAATCCAGTACGCCCCTGAGAAACTGAGTGAGGGACCAAAAGCTGATATCACCAAGCAATTCATGATGTCAGACAAACCCGTTCACCTGGAGGCCTCCTTAGAAAAGGAG GTTTATTATCATGGAGATCCAATTCCAATCAAAGTGAAAGTAAACAATGAATCTAACAAAGCAGTGaagaaaatcaaaatcaccA TTGATCAGACCACAGACGTTGTGCTCTACTCTgcagacaaatacacaaaagCTGTTCTGTCTGAGGAATTTGg GGACCAAGTGAATCCAAACTCCACACTGGAGAAGGAGTACAAACTCACTCCTCTACTGGCCAACAACAAAGAGAAGCGTGGTCTGGCACTGGACGGAAAGCTTAAGGATGAGGACACCAACCTGGCATCAACTACAAT ACTGCGACCTGACATGGACAAGGAAATACAAGGAATTATGGTCTCCTACAAAATCAAAGTTGCCCTCATGGTAGCCAGCGGAGGACTCTTAGGAAGCCTTACAGCCAG tgatgttgttgttgagatACCCTTGATGTTGATGTCACCAAAGCCTGCTG
- the inppl1b gene encoding inositol polyphosphate phosphatase-like 1b: protein MTTAPWYHRDISRVLAEDLLAHAGRDGSFLVRDSESVPGAYALCVLFQRHVHTYRILPDAEGLLAVQTTQGVQVNCFRTLSDLVQGYQHPHKGLVTPLLYPVGREIEPTDESSDGDDEKPGAAWSSNSTTFTTATAPPTGHPTPLSPAPQLLLQRLQELSVPSAASEMAGLLTEYLRGEIMLDLESLRKGGTSLHQLQRVLNTACQGLHSEIDQTLSSLETLAKVFDHPSCPLPCLKTQNMCKASEETLDHLLHKVSALCNLLSSLEKRVLKALQEAVTNHNLCVQAAPPPEPAAPMKIHAKPIPVHSFQVKVVRYGKQTVSVDVDTGVLLFDSKPASFGVETITHDRILQLVKFQSSPAKLRMVVDSHHNPPRELLFESTKKREAFCQLLQLMKTTHSPQGEPEVISVFVGTWNMGSSPPPRNLQSWVTCCGLGRTPDESVAVLPHDIYALGTQDNPQGEREWAEHIKASLRSVTNIDFKQVALQSLWNIRLAVFVKPEHEKRISHVNTASVKTGLGNTLGNKGAVGVSFLFNGTSLGFVNCHLTSGSEKALRRNQNFLDILRLLSLGDRQLNAFDISLRFTHLFWCGDLNYRLDLDVQDILKHVSKREFDELICADQLTRERHKRKAFFNFKEEKIMFPPTYRYERGSRDCYLWQKYKTSGVRVNVPSWCDRVLWKSYPETHIICTSYGCTDDIFSSDHSPVFATFQIGVISYYPSCGLDRAWIELETIEAIVKTSSKAKFFIEFHSRCLEESRRSAENDSQSCDVPGFLKLGWSPKQLPKLQPTVSDMENLRDQHLLLSVKSCDGFESYGECCVALRSLLGGTSEPFETCLTHRGEEMGSIRGRVKVHVPVERRRTRERIYEWFCFEKDEKGLVRGRLSPQSTRAPLTRPPSAPRPSAPNSYTNPAYFIFEGVPILRKVEEDQPPCAESDVVLSRDSVLQLPRVAGRRNQERKSSRRSDFTEIEIPGSLPPYVPSCDRQLSPLLGSSYQLFPGPDQSNVLHSQRGVSQSKQCQQSSALKGSLTQETVLPVKPLGSLYVNQSVITRDMQRLHKGPGQKEHLRLHQERPVSSRNGPSLYPYLPTRVSLCEASVPWIAENPPATTGDNSLTALQIAKSLSEVDFLPVHRKYPSSRRTAKQRERGCDYAFAAEGSYSWEKEVDVLHGAPETVQELLTTLGLQRYTLGLSLNGWDDLDYFSGITEEDLRAAGVSNPSHRRRILENLPKIWD, encoded by the exons ATGACAACTGCGCCATGGTACCACCGAGATATCAGTCGGGTGCTGGCGGAGGATCTACTTGCCCACGCCGGGAGAGATGGGAGCTTTCTGGTGAGGGACAGTGAGTCGGTGCCGGGAGCCTACGCCCTCTGTGTACT GTTCCAACGGCACGTTCACACTTACCGGATCCTTCCCGACGCCGAAGGATTATTGGCCGTCCAG ACAACTCAAGGGGTTCAGGTGAACTGTTTCCGGACTCTGAGCGACCTGGTTCAAGGGTATCAGCACCCCCACAAAGGCCTGGTCACACCTCTGCTTTATCCAGTGGGGCGAGAGATAGAGCCCACAGATGAGAGctcag ATGGTGATGATGAAAAACCAGGGGCTGCATGGAGCTCAAACTCCACCACCTTTACCACTGCTACAGCGCCCCCTACAGGCCaccccactcctctctccccagcCCCTCAATTACTACTGCAGAGACTGCAGGAGCTCAGTGTACCTAG TGCGGCGTCTGAGATGGCTGGATTGCTGACGGAGTATCTGCGCGGAGAAATCATGCTTGACCTGGAGAGTCTGCGAAAAGGAGGGACGAGCCTGCACCAGTTACAGCGCGTCCTCAACACAGCCTGCCAAGGCCTGCACAG TGAAATTGACCAGACCTTGTCCAGCCTGGAGACTTTGGCTAAAGTTTTTGACCATCCGAGCTGCCCTCTTCCGTGCCTCAAAACACAG AACATGTGTAAGGCTTCGGAGGAGACCCTCGATCATCTGCTACACAAAGTCTCAGCCCTGTGTAACCTGCTGTCCTCCCTGGAAAAAAGG GTACTCAAGGCATTGCAGGAGGCAGTGACCAATCACAACCTCTGTGTGCAGGCAGCTCCTCCCCCTGAACCTGCAGCACCAATGAAAATCCATGCCAAGCCCATTCCGGTGCACAGTTTTCAG GTGAAGGTGGTTCGTTATGGCAAGCAGACAGTGTCAGTGGATGTGGACACTGGTGTGCTGCTGTTTGACAGTAAGCCTGCTTCATTCGGAGTGGAGACCATCACACATGACAGGA ttctgCAGCTGGTGAAGTTTCAGAGCAGCCCGGCCAAACTTAGGATGGTGGTTGACAGTCACCACAATCCCCCCAGAGAGCTGCTATTTGAGAGCACGAAg AAGCGGGAGGCTTTTTGTCAACTCCTTCAGCTGATGAAGACCACACACTCCCCACAGGGAGAACCAGaagtgatctctgtgtttgtcgGCACGTGGAACATGG GGAGCTCCCCTCCTCCCCGTAACCTGCAGTCCTGGGTGACGTGCTGTGGCCTGGGTCGGACTCCGGATGAGTCCGTCGCCGTTCTGCCTCATGACATCTACGCCCTGGGAACCCAGGACAACccgcagggagagagagagtgggcggAGCACATCAAGGCCTCCCTCAGGAGCGTCACCAACATTGACTTTAAGCAG GTGGCACTACAGTCCCTCTGGAACATTAGGCTGGCAGTGTTTGTGAAGCCAGAACATGAGAAACGAATTAGTCATGTGAACACAGCTAGTGTGAAGACCGGCCTGGGAAACACGCTTG GAAACAAAGGGGCAGTGGgtgtctctttcctctttaaCGGCACTTCTCTGGGCTTTGTGAACTGTCATCTGACCTCAGGGAGTGAGAAAgcactcag GAGGAACCAGAattttttggacattttaagGCTCTTGTCGTTAGGGGATCGACAACTCAATGCCTTTGACATCAGTCTACGTTTCACTCACCTCTTCTGGTGTGGAGATCTGAACTATCGTCTAGACCTGGACGTGCAG GACATTCTGAAACATGTGTCAAAAAGAGAATTTGATGAGCTTATCTGTGCGGACCAGCTGACCCGTGAAAGGCATAAGAGGAAAGCTTTCTTTAACTTCA aggaggagaagatcaTGTTTCCGCCCACTTACCGGTACGAACGAGGCTCCAGGGATTGTTACCTGTggcagaaatacaagacaagtGGG gtgCGGGTCAATGTGCCTTCATGGTGTGATAGGGTGCTATGGAAGTCCTACCCAGAGACTCACATCATCTGTACCTCTTATG GTTGCACTGATGACATATTCAGCAGTGACCACTCCCCTGTTTTTGCAACATTCCAAATAGGAGTGAT CTCCTATT ACCCAAGCTGTGGTCTGGACAGGGCCTGGATTGAACTTGAGACAATAGAGGCGATAGTGAAAACCTCCAGCAAGGCCAAGTTCTTCATTGAGTTTCACTCCCGGTGCCTTGAAG AGAGTCGGCGTTCCGCCGAGAATGACTCACAGAGTTGTGATGTGCCGGGGTTTCTGAAACTGGGATGGTCCCCCAAACAGTTGCCCAAG CTCCAACCCACTGTCTCAGACATGGAAAACCTTCGAGACCAGCACTTGCTGCTTTCTGTTAAGTCATGCGACGGGTTTGAGTCTTATG GTGAATGCTGCGTGGCACTGCGTTCCCTATTAGGAGGCACCTCCGAGCCATTTGAGACCTGCCTGACTCACAGGGGCGAAGAGATGGGCTCCATACGCGGGCGAGTCAAAGTCCATGTACCCGTAGAACGCCGTCGGACACGAGAGAGGATCTACG AGTGGTTTTGCTTTGAGAAGGATGAAAAAGGCTTGGTTAGGGGCCGGCTGTCTCCGCAGTCTACTCGAGCACCCCTAACCCG ACCGCCGTCAGCTCCAAGGCCGTCAGCCCCAAACAGCTACACCAACCCAGCCTACTTCATCTTTGAGGGGGTGCCAATCTTACGCAAAGTGGAGGAGGACCAGCCCCCCTGTGCAGAGTCTGATGTGGTGCTGTCCAGAGACTCGGTACTCCAGCTTCCCAGGGTGGCCGGTCGTCGCAACCAGGAGAGGAAATCCTCCCGCAGGTCTGACTTCACCGAGATTGAGATTCCTGGGTCCCTGCCCCCTTACGTTCCCTCTTGCGACCGGCAGCTTTCACCGCTGCTTGGTTCCTCCTATCAGCTCTTCCCAGGACCAGACCAAAGCAATGTCTTGCACAGCCAAAGAGGAGTTTCTCAATCCAAACAGTGTCAGCAATCGTCAGCACTGAAGGGCAGCTTGACTCAGGAGACTGTATTACCAGTTAAACCCCTGGGTAGTTTGTATGTGAACCAGTCTGTCATTACTCGGGACATGCAGAGGCTCCACAAGGGGCCGGGTCAGAAGGAACATCTCAGATTGCACCAGGAACGGCCAGTTTCGTCACGTAACGGACCTAGCCTTTATCCCTACCTTCCTACCAGGGTTTCCCTATGCGAGGCCTCTGTCCCTTGGATTGCAGAGAACCCCCCTGCAACAACTGGAGATAATTCACTCACCGCTTTGCAGATTGCTAAGTCACTGAGTGAGGTAGACTTCTTACCAGTGCACAGGAAGTACCCCTCCAGCCGCAGGACTGCCAAGCAGAGGGAACGTGGATGTGATTATGCTTTTGCAGCAGAAGGCAGCTACAGCTGGGAGAAGGAG GTGGATGTTCTGCACGGGGCTCCAGAGACTGTCCAGGAGCTGCTCACAACTCTGGGCCTGCAGCGCTACACACTTGGCCTCAGTCTCAACGGCTGGGATGACCTGGACTATTTCAG cgGGATCACGGAAGAAGACCTACGTGCGGCTGGGGTGTCCAATCCTTCTCACCGCAGGAGGATTCTGGAGAACTTGCCCAAGATCTGGGATTga
- the LOC115805390 gene encoding P2Y purinoceptor 4: MDSVFDHIPRNLSPPFTALSAPSPEVTNDSCRFKEDFKYILLPVSYALVFVVGLLLNSVALWLFLAKMRPWNTSAVYMFHLALSDTLYVLSLPMLVYYYGNRNDWPFGVAACKIVRFLFYTNLYCSILFLTCISVHRYLGICHPLRSRTLVKPRHAHLVCGLVWVTVTICLVPNLIFVTTSQRDNDTLCHDTTSPEDFDNYVTYSSVVMVLLFGVPFLVIMVCYCLMARALCRPRQGLRHSQQGASTRKKSIKLIVIVLVVFFLCFVPFHVTRTLYYTFRVLDADCRLLNIVNFTYKITRPLASANSCIDPILYFLAGDHYRSKFIKAFNRQFRNARSAAYVQTASNQKQDLAVVYQNSHPKDQTESERG, from the coding sequence ATGGATTCTGTTTTCGACCACATCCCCAGAAACCTCTCTCCTCCATTTACTGCACTGTCAGCTCCAAGCCCTGAGGTGACCAACGACAGCTGCCGTTTCAAAGAGGATTTCAAGTACATCCTGTTGCCAGTGTCTTACGCGCTGGTCTTTGTGGTGGGCCTTTTGCTCAACTCCGTAGCCTTATGGCTGTTCCTGGCGAAGATGCGTCCCTGGAACACCAGTGCCGTGTACATGTTCCACCTGGCGCTGTCTGACACTCTCTACGTGCTGTCCCTGCCCATGCTCGTCTATTACTACGGCAACCGGAACGACTGGCCTTTCGGGGTGGCCGCGTGTAAAATAGTACGCTTCCTCTTCTACACCAATCTGTACTGCAGCATCCTCTTCCTCACGTGCATCAGCGTACACCGCTACCTGGGCATCTGCCACCCGCTGCGCTCCCGCACCCTGGTAAAGCCGCGACACGCGCACCTGGTGTGCGGCCTGGTGTGGGTTACGGTCACCATCTGTCTCGTCCCCAACCTCATTTTTGTGACCACCTCCCAAAGAGACAACGACACCCTCTGTCACGACACCACCAGTCCGGAGGACTTCGACAACTACGTCACCTACAGCTCGGTGGTGATGGTGCTGCTTTTCGGTGTGCCTTTCCTGGTCATCATGGTGTGTTACTGCCTGATGGCACGCGCTCTCTGTCGGCCACGCCAGGGCTTGCGCCATAGCCAGCAGGGCGCCTCCACTCGCAAGAAGTCTATTAAACTCATAGTGATCGTGCTTGtggtgtttttcctctgtttcgTCCCCTTCCACGTCACTCGAACCCTCTACTACACCTTTCGGGTGCTGGACGCCGACTGCCGCTTACTCAACATTGTCAACTTCACTTATAAAATCACGCGCCCACTGGCCAGCGCTAACAGCTGCATCGACCCCATACTCTACTTTCTGGCGGGAGACCATTATCGCTCCAAGTTTATCAAAGCCTTTAACAGACAGTTCCGAAACGCGCGTTCCGCCGCCTACGTGCAGACGGCTTCTAATCAGAAGCAGGACTTGGCCGTGGTTTATCAAAACTCACATCCCAAAGATCAAACTGAATCTGAGAGGGGGTGA